The genomic window TTAACACTAATTTCTTTGATTCctttcatatacatatatatatatatatatatataaaattaatgttatatattttcTGATAACTAACTATGAGGAGTTAGAGTAAATGAAGCATATGACAAGACAGAAATATGTTGCATCTCTTTGAaggtatacacacacacacatatacatatatatatatgttgcatCACTTTGTTTCACAAGGTATATTCCTTGTATATATGGATTTATCCAAATCATACTTTGCTCTAATCAATTAATGAGAGATTTATTGTTTATGCAGGCAATAACAAGTGCAAAAGCCATGAATGTAACACTATTATTGTCAAGTGCAACTCGTTATGTAAACAAAAAACTGGTCCCATTGATGTATTGACGTTATGGCTAATTTTTTGTACTAatgttttgataaattttatttatgaaatatatatttatttttttgtttagtaattAAATGGAGTGTAATGTAACTTAATAAAACTTTGGCAGGTATAATATTGTAAACAAATtgcatatttatcaaaaaataataaaaaaaaaaccttagttGGCATTAGCAGCGGTTTTGGACTGCCGGGAAAGGCAATATAGGCTGTAAGATGTGCATTTCGTGGCGGTTTAAACCACCACCAAAACCACCGgcaaatgaaatataaaataataatgttgcATTTCGTGGCCGTTATGAACTGCCTCTAAAACCGCCGGGAAATGCAACTATCGTATTTTGTGGCAGTTTAAAACCGCCATGCAAGTTGTACTTGGTGGCGGTTATAATTGCCAGCAAATGCAATCCAGGACGGGATGAATATGTGATTAGCGCGTTGTTCCGCCGTTAATAAAAAAACCGCCAGAAAATGAGTGTCGACACCATTATTCATAGTGGTTTTAAAACCGCCACATAATTACTTTTTAGTGAAGGTTAAAACTGTCATAAAATGACTAAAAATTAAAACCGCAGCAAAATGCATATTTTCACGTAGTGAGTGATAGAAACAGACAAATAAAAAGGGATTTGCAACGGGTCGCTAttcatatgtgtatatatatatatatattcaacacAAAGAAAGTTGGTATCACTAGCATACACAGCAATAAGCATAGTAAActccattaaaaataaatcacaaaaaaattttaacggTTTTAAAGTTACCATTTCAACCTTTACATTTACTCTTTCACTCTTCTCTCCTTCAACCAAACCTCCAATAGTATCATATAAAGGCTTATTCATGGTCTCCGGCAAGAGAAACGCAAGCAAACCACCAAGTACTCCACAAAAACCCAAATACCACAAATGGAATCGTGTCCCCTAAAACCACCACCATAGGGAGCAAGTATGGCACCCATCTGTGCAGCTTGTGAGGCACCTCCCTAATGCTGCACTTCTCACCACCGTAGGGAACAACTCTGAAGTGTAAATGAATAACAAGTTGTAGGTCGCTGCCATGCCAAATATTCCAATTAATCCACACACCAATCTCGGCACTTTCATTGTCCCTGAATTGCTCAATAAACTCCCTATGACACAGGAAACACCACTGAGAAACATTGTTGATGCACATAATGGCTTCCTCCCCAACCAATTCAGTAACAAAGCAGTGAGCAAGAAAGCCGGCATCTCAGATACAGCATTAAGAAATACGCTGAGGTATAGATTGGTTTTGAGGTTGACGACGTTGAGGCTGAGGCCATAGTAGACCACAGAGGTTAAGAAGTTTATAGCAATAGATAGAAAAAGCCGATTTCGAGTAATTGGAGATCTTATCACATCCACAAGAGAGCCAGAGATAGCTTGAGTTTGGTTGCTTGGTTCAAGCTTCTCATCACAAACATCATCATCGTTATCATCATCAAGAATGAGTGTAACTCCATCTGGGATGTGTTTGCCATTGGTTTGAGCAATGGCTCGCATAACACTCATTGCATCATTTATCCTCCGGCGAACAAGATACCACCTTGGTGATTCTGATATGAAGGGAATGATGGCAAAGAGGAAGAGAAGGGATGGAAGAGATGTGGCTATATAGAGAGTGCGCCATGATTTGAAGATATAGGCTGTGCCGGAGAGTAGGGCAATGCCTCCAGAGAAGAAGTAGAAGGTTGACATGCCGGCAATGGCACGTTTGGAAGGCCCGATAGGTTCCGTGGCAAGGACGAAAGCACAAAGGCCAACACCACCAGTGCTGAAGCCGGTGAGGAGACGGAGAATGAAGTAAACCCAATAGTTTGGTGACATTGAGGTTAGGAGACCAAAGATAGTGTTCAGAATGCAGACGGCTGTTAGAGATCCTTTGCGTCCCAAGAAGGAATCAGATAGATGGCCAAAGAGTCCAGCACCTGACAAATAATAGAGAGTTAGTTCGTTTAGTCTTGGttaacattaattatttttttttggttgcattTGTATTAATGGGAAAATGGGGTAATAGAAGTTTAGTGGTTGATAGTGATATATGCGCACGTGTCTCATTTGAGAAGAGTAGAATAAAGTAGATGGTtcattgacatatatatatatattatgtatatataatattagattccCAAGACAAATCCCAGTCAAGTGTGACACTTCATTATTAAGGGCAAGCTTATCCAgcactttgattttttttctatgcCGCCAAGGGTGACCtttccaaataaaaacaaaacatatgaccAGTTGACAACTGTAGTAAATCCTTTGGTTTGAAAGTGACCTGACTAATGACTTTTATCTTAACAAGCATGTGCAAGGGTCtcattttatctttgtttagcagttttttttttttcttgttaattgATTATTTACTTAGAAGTTTACTTATCTAAGGTGTAGAATAGGAGAttccaaatatttatattacCAAATGCatccaaactatatatataccacAAGATGTGAACCAATTGGATATAGACTATTAtatcaagaaagataaaaaaaaatctatatataataagtaaaaaataataactgcACAAACGTCATGGATAAGGTGATTGATACAAAATTCTTATTGGCATTGACTACTGTCTTGGTGGTATTCACTCGGCAATAAATAGCTCCAATGTAGGTTTACATGTGAAAATTTCCACTATATGAagacttaatattaaaaattaatttttataatctcaaaaacaaaatgatcaattatagatataattttatattttttatataaatcatacttaatcatataaataaaaacttttattgaAAATCAAGCTACCATTTATCATcttcttttcaaatttaaaaaggaaaaaaaattaaattaaatactatttttataaaattattaaactaatttttattataaataaaagtgctttttcacaaaatatataattaaatacgaTTTTCTTCGCAATacgaataaataataattacctAGATGCAAGCAATTTTGACTAATTAATGTTGACTCATATACAACAAAATCTGATCTTGAACTTTGAAAAGAACAAGCCATCATTGGATTTATGCACTTGACTCACATGCATTAGCCTATAGAAGTAAATGGAGTACAATTTACAActcttatattatattaaattgatttaatttaaatatggtAAGGCATTGCATGCGACTCTATGATGATTGCTCAGTTTGTGCAGAAGACATCATGTTTCCAACATACAATGTGCATGCATTatctatgtttatatatataatattcatttcaCCTATatctaaaaactaatttataattcttTATAGTGGCATCCTAATGCCTAAAATCCAAAGAGTATTCTATGCCAATTAAAAGATATAGCAAATGATTAAAagtgttttccattttttttccaattaaaagattcatcataaaaaatacaaaacctcaaagtaagattttttttttttaatacaaaaacgACTACCATTATCTTATACGggtgtaaaaaaaattaacaaatatagtGATGAACCAATTACAGTGACCTAACAAcctcttaaaaatttattaatttggacAGTACGATTAAAGTCTTATCattgagttaataaattttctatCATGCAATTCTATAAACAATGAATGAACAATGctatttacataatatttaataatatacacaatattataataatatttttgaccCAAAAATTCGACCCTAGGTTTTCCAATTCATTATTCTCTTACCATTCAACTATTCCAAAGTAAGAATATTCAATGCAAGATAATTTCTccaaatttcaacattaaaaaaaacactaaatcaGGATATTCTAAAAACTTCAAGTATAGTTACGGCGTTCATGTAACGGCATGGAAACTTTTAATAATAACCACACCcccacacacacatattattcTCTCCGTTATTACCAAATTTAAAGATCCTCTACACTACAGGCTGCGAAAGAGTTGCTGGCCAAACGCTGACCAGTAACAATTGGATAATAAAAAgtacctaaaaaaaatttaagaaaaagcaCTAAATCCTGGACCCCAATAAAGCATCTCCAACTATGACCCTTGGTCCCAAAAATCAGGTCACTTTGTCGGTCCCCAAAAATTCAactaaaaatcacaaaaaacatACGAAATTCATGAACCAGATAAAATTCAAGAGGACAGCGTACCGATCATACATCCAAGGAAGAACGCCGACTGCACAAGACCAACCTTATACTTCTCGCCGCACACCAACCCCCACTCCGCCACCGTGGAAACCCCGGAGCCGTCGATCCAACCCCAGTCTCCCGGCCCAAGCCCACAAGGATCCGGCGGGCAAAACCCTAACCCAGAGCACCGCCACGCCGGCTCACGATCGGCGAAAATCATCACCATAGTATGGAAAGCCTCCAAGGACCACGCCAGAGTCGTCAGCAGGAAGTGCCGCATCTGCCACCGACCCATCTCGCCGGCGTGCCGTCGCAGCATCTCGTCGATCACCAACTTATTACCATCGCCGTTCGATTTGAGCAGCCCCACCCTCAGATCGTCGCCGCCGCCGCCTTGTGCCTCGGGATCCGCAGCCTTGGAGTTCATTTCCAGGGCCACAGCCCCTCCGGCTTCGTAGCTCTGCGAGATTGCactgatgatgatgaagcttgGAGAACGTGATGGGGGAACATTTATAGACTATTCCGGTATCTTGATCCTCGGGTTCTTGTAATTTAAATTGATACTGTCTTTTGATTGGGTAGATATCCAAGAGTGGCTTGTGGTTAGAACCTGGTTAATTTTAGGCGTTCACAGATAAGCGTTTTCGTGGATCAGACGGACGGCATCTTCTGATTGGGAT from Dioscorea cayenensis subsp. rotundata cultivar TDr96_F1 chromosome 9, TDr96_F1_v2_PseudoChromosome.rev07_lg8_w22 25.fasta, whole genome shotgun sequence includes these protein-coding regions:
- the LOC120268462 gene encoding LOW QUALITY PROTEIN: organic cation/carnitine transporter 4-like (The sequence of the model RefSeq protein was modified relative to this genomic sequence to represent the inferred CDS: deleted 3 bases in 3 codons), whose protein sequence is MNSKAADPEAQGGGGDDLRVGLLKSNGDGNKLVIDEMLRRHAGEMGRWQMRHFLLTTLAWSLEAFHTMVMIFADREPAWRCSGLGFCPPDPCGLGPGDWGWIDGSGVSTVAEWGLVCGEKYKVGLVQSAFFLGCMIGAGLFGHLSDSFLGRKGSLTAVCILNTIFGLLTSMSPNYWVYFILRLLTGFSTGGVGLCAFVLATEPIGPSKRAIAGMSTFYFFSGGIALLSGTAYIFKSWRTLYIATSLPSLLFLFAIIPFISESPRWYLVRRRINDAMSVMRAIAQTNGKHIPDGVTLILDDDNDDDVCDEKLEPSNQTQAISGSLVDVIRSPITRNRLFLSIAINFLTSVVYYGLSLNVVNLKTNLYLSVFLNAVSEMPAFLLTALLLNWLGRKPLCASTMFLSGVSCVIGSLLSNSGTMKVPRLVCGLIGIFGMAATYNLLFIYTSELFPTVVRSAALGGASQAAQMGAILAPMVVVLGDTIPFVVFGFCGVLGGLLAFLLPETMNKPLYDTIGGLVEGEKSERVNVKVEMF